In Ignavibacteriales bacterium, a genomic segment contains:
- a CDS encoding esterase yields MLVFGYGGFPVILFPSAKGRYYQNKDFGLIDSISLLIDAGVFKIYCPDGIDSDSWFNHSIHPSDRVKTHNGYENLILYDVIAFAEHETGYKKVLLAGCGFGGYHAANIAFRHPDLVNSLVCIGSSFDIKQFIFGYYDENCYFNNPPDYLPNLNDPWNLDKIKNMEIILGTGEWDENLNENYRLSGILKEKEIPHWLDVRLQTGGDWHWWKQMFLFYLERMKEKI; encoded by the coding sequence ATGCTTGTATTTGGGTATGGAGGATTTCCTGTAATTTTATTCCCATCGGCAAAAGGAAGATATTATCAAAACAAAGACTTTGGTTTGATTGATTCAATCTCTCTTCTGATAGACGCAGGTGTATTTAAGATTTATTGCCCAGATGGAATTGATAGTGATAGTTGGTTCAACCATTCTATTCATCCATCCGATAGAGTTAAAACCCATAATGGTTACGAGAATTTAATTCTTTATGATGTAATTGCTTTTGCGGAGCATGAAACCGGTTACAAAAAAGTTTTGCTTGCCGGTTGCGGATTTGGTGGTTACCATGCGGCAAATATCGCATTCCGCCATCCTGATTTGGTTAATTCTCTTGTTTGCATCGGAAGTTCATTCGATATAAAACAATTTATTTTTGGTTACTATGATGAAAATTGCTATTTCAATAATCCACCCGACTATTTACCCAACTTGAATGATCCTTGGAACCTCGATAAAATTAAAAATATGGAAATTATCCTTGGTACTGGTGAGTGGGATGAAAATTTAAATGAAAACTATCGCCTATCTGGCATTCTTAAAGAAAAGGAGATTCCACATTGGTTGGATGTTCGTCTACAAACCGGTGGTGATTGGCATTGGTGGAAACAAATGTTTCTGTTTTATTTAGAAAGGATGAAAGAAAAGATTTAA